One part of the Mya arenaria isolate MELC-2E11 chromosome 3, ASM2691426v1 genome encodes these proteins:
- the LOC128227644 gene encoding uncharacterized protein LOC128227644, giving the protein MPTWRQPSEIRNFQASIKSRFSNRRQLGMVLDDICDEKLKASNFPNIRVIKKDGLWFSMDKRRLWVFKQLQRLGKCGDIPVKEVTTIPDERHTTRNNGLDVEIRGLLGGEWKDKPDCVDPRPPFLCTWATSSRNFRGRSGGVISRRRSWESDDDFECDYGDDSEDESYDF; this is encoded by the exons ATGCCTACGTGGAGGCAGCCGTCGGAGATTCGCAACTTCCAAGCGTCCATCAAGTCCAGATTCAGCAACAGACGTCAGCTGGGGATGGTACTGGACGACATTTGCGATGAAAA ATTGAAAGCGTCCAATTTTCCAAACATCCGGGTTATTAAGAAGGACGGTTTGTGGTTCAGCATGGATAAGCGGCGACTCTGGGTCTTCAAGCAGCTTCAGCGGCTAGGGAAATGTGGGGACATTCCCGTAAAAGAGGTTACAACTATCCCTGACGAGCGTCACACAACTCGAAACAATGGTCTTGACGTTGAGATCCGTGGATTGCTTGGAGGTGAGTGGAAAGATAAGCCGGACTGTGTGGATCCCCGTCCACCCTTTCTGTGCACCTGGGCGACTTCCAGCAGGAATTTCCGGGGTCGGAGTGGGGGTGTGATAAGTCGCCGCAGGTCATGGGAGAGCGATGACGACTTTGAGTGCGATTACGGAGATGATTCCGAAGACGAATCCTATGACTTCTAA